From the Excalfactoria chinensis isolate bCotChi1 chromosome 1, bCotChi1.hap2, whole genome shotgun sequence genome, one window contains:
- the GALNT4 gene encoding polypeptide N-acetylgalactosaminyltransferase 4, with the protein MRIRLARRWTWVRRSCALLGFLMVAYFALELSVSSFGASLAGESISKGKWERRFTDGADEAVDLARPVYDKSPPDSYAPGEWGKATRLQLSPEEKKQEAELIDKYAINIYVSDKISLHRHIEDNRLSGCKTKSYDYRKLPTTSVVIAFYNEAWSTLLRTVHSVLETSPSVLLKEIILVDDLSDKVYLKTDLEKYISSLKRVRLIRTNKREGLVRARLIGATFATGDVLTFLDCHCECVSGWLEPLLERIAENETVVICPVIDTIDWNTFEYYMQSAEPMIGGFDWRLTFQWHSVPKHERLRRKSEIDPIRSPTMAGGLFAVSKKYFEYLGTYDTGMDVWGGENLELSFRVWQCGGMLEIHPCSHVGHVFPKRAPYARPNFLQNTARAAEVWMDEYKEHFYNRNPPARKENYGDISERKLLRERLKCKSFDWYLKNIFSELHVPEDRPGWHGAVRSVGISSECLDYVLPEHNPTGAHLSLFGCHGQGGNQFFEYTSNKEFRFNSVTELCAEVPEQEDFIGMRSCPKDGSPVPEIIIWHFKEDGTIYHPHSGKCLTAFRTAEGRADVEMRTCNAADKNQMWKFEK; encoded by the coding sequence ATGAGGATCCGGCTGGCGAGAAGGTGGACGTGGGTCCGCAGAAGCTGCGCGTTGCTGGGCTTCTTGATGGTCGCCTACTTCGCGTTGGAGCTGTCGGTTTCTTCTTTCGGTGCCTCCCTCGCCGGGGAGAGCATCTCCAAAGGGAAATGGGAGCGGCGTTTTACGGACGGAGCAGATGAGGCGGTGGATTTGGCTCGTCCGGTTTATGACAAGTCCCCGCCCGATTCTTACGCCCCGGGAGAGTGGGGCAAAGCCACTCGCCTGCAGTTGAGCCCCGAGGAGAAGAAACAGGAAGCAGAGCTTATCGATAAGTATGCAATTAATATTTATGTGAGTGATAAAATCTCTCTCCATCGGCACATTGAAGACAATCGACTGAGTGGCTGTAAAACGAAATCTTACGACTACAGAAAGCTGCCCACAACGTCTGTTGTAATCGCCTTCTACAATGAAGCCTGGTCCACGTTGCTGCGGACAGTACACAGTGTTCTTGAGACTTCTCcttcagtgcttctgaaagaaattaTATTGGTGGATGACTTGAGTGATAAAGTGTATTTGAAAACTGACCTGGAGAAGTACATAAGCAGTTTGAAAAGAGTTCGTTTAATACGCACCAACAAACGGGAAGGATTGGTTCGCGCGCGCTTAATTGGAGCTACCTTTGCTACTGGTGATGTCCTGACGTTTCTTGACTGTCACTGCGAATGCGTCTCCGGTTGGTTAGAACCATTGCTAGAGAGGATTGCTGAGAATGAGACTGTTGTCATCTGTCCTGTTATCGACACCATCGACTGGAACACATTTGAGTATTACATGCAGTCAGCGGAGCCCATGATCGGGGGCTTCGACTGGCGACTGACATTCCAGTGGCACTCAGTGCCGAAACACGAACGGCTGAGGCGCAAATCTGAAATAGACCCAATCAGATCCCCAACTATGGCTGGGGGCTTGTTTGCTGTCAGCAAGAAGTATTTTGAGTACCTGGGTACCTATGATACGGGAATGGATGTCTGGGGAGGAGAGAACTTAGAGTTATCATTTAGAGTGTGGCAATGTGGAGGCATGCTGGAAATTCATCCGTGCTCCCATGTAGGCCATGTGTTTCCAAAGCGTGCTCCGTATGCTAGACCGAATTTCCTTCAGAACACGGCACGTGCTGCTGAGGTGTGGATGGATGAGTATAAAGAACACTTTTACAACAGAAATCCTCCAGCGAGGAAAGAAAACTATGGAGATATTTCTGAGAGAAAGCTACTAAGAGAGCGTTTGAAGTGCAAGAGTTTTGACTGGTAtttgaaaaacatcttttctgaGTTGCATGTACCAGAAGATCGTCCTGGTTGGCACGGTGCTGTCCGCAGTGTAGGCATATCGTCAGAGTGTCTAGACTATGTTTTACCAGAGCATAATCCTACTGGGGCTCACCTTTCTCTCTTTGGATGTCATGGTCAGGGTGGAAATCAATTTTTTGAATACACATCAAATAAGGAGTTTAGATTTAACTCTGTAACGGAGTTATGTGCTGAAGTCCCTGAGCAAGAGGATTTCATAGGCATGAGGAGCTGCCCAAAAGATGGATCTCCTGTCCCGGAAATTATTATATGGCATTTCAAAGAAGATGGGACTATTTATCATCCTCATTCTGGGAAGTGCCTTACTGCTTTTCGTACTGCTGAGGGCCGTGCTGATGTGGAAATGAGAACTTGTAATGCTGCAGATAAAAATCAGATGTGGAAATTTGAGAAATGA